One bacterium genomic window carries:
- a CDS encoding PorV/PorQ family protein: MKIDRRLALVALLCALAVSSAVAQTGFTFLEIPVGARESALGGSGVALVTGPTSAAHNPAALALLRRTSFVANSTRHFGDTRAQYFALGIRTKRLYIAPHFWGTRVPDIEYRTQPTQEPISEFDATYAASGVSVGCQPLPKLSAGLTLRYLYSDIQFETSEGWSSDAGLLWSTPVEQLRVGAAVNHLGNVNAYASEDVTLPTTLRIGGAWQQPLGQAGALLVTAEGAAVQDQTPHFSGGFEFQAPEYLALRVGYVAGLDTQGVAFGAGLHFKRFRVDYAFLPYKEELGEGHRVGLGIDF, from the coding sequence ATGAAGATAGACCGCCGTTTGGCTCTCGTTGCGCTGCTTTGCGCTCTCGCCGTTTCGAGTGCCGTCGCGCAAACGGGCTTCACGTTCCTCGAGATACCGGTCGGCGCGCGCGAAAGTGCGCTGGGCGGCTCGGGCGTTGCGCTCGTGACCGGTCCCACTTCCGCCGCCCACAATCCCGCTGCCTTAGCGCTCTTGCGCCGCACAAGTTTTGTGGCCAACAGCACACGGCACTTCGGCGACACCCGCGCACAGTATTTTGCGCTCGGGATCAGAACCAAGCGCCTCTACATTGCACCGCACTTCTGGGGCACCCGTGTTCCCGACATCGAGTACCGCACACAGCCCACGCAAGAACCGATCAGCGAGTTCGATGCCACGTACGCGGCATCGGGCGTCTCGGTCGGCTGTCAGCCGCTGCCCAAACTCTCCGCCGGGCTTACGCTTCGCTACCTCTATTCGGACATTCAGTTTGAGACCTCGGAAGGCTGGTCATCGGATGCTGGCCTGTTGTGGAGCACCCCCGTGGAGCAGTTGCGCGTCGGTGCCGCGGTCAACCACCTCGGCAACGTCAACGCCTATGCCTCCGAAGACGTCACCCTCCCCACAACCCTCCGCATCGGCGGCGCGTGGCAGCAGCCGCTCGGTCAGGCTGGCGCGCTACTCGTGACCGCCGAAGGGGCCGCCGTGCAGGACCAGACGCCGCACTTCTCCGGCGGCTTCGAGTTCCAAGCACCTGAATATCTTGCACTGCGGGTGGGCTACGTCGCCGGACTGGATACCCAAGGCGTCGCCTTCGGCGCTGGATTGCACTTCAAACGCTTCCGCGTAGACTACGCCTTCCTCCCCTACAAAGAGGAGTTGGGTGAGGGCCATCGCGTAGGTCTGGGCATAGACTTTTAG